Within Oreochromis aureus strain Israel breed Guangdong linkage group 19, ZZ_aureus, whole genome shotgun sequence, the genomic segment TCTCTGAatggctaaaaaacaaaacaaaatgaaggttttggagtggcTTAGTTAAAGTCTTGACTTAAATTTGActtaaatttcaaaatctgAGCTTTTACATTTATAACCTTCTGTTACACACCCAAAGCTTTAATGAGACAAGCTTAAGATTAAGTATTTTTAGTAAGTTTAGTAGTAAGATTAATAGGGAGCTAATGTTGCCTGTGatataaatgtgtgtttctgtcctcAGGTGGACGTCGAGACACTGGACTACCACCACTACCTGCCACTGTTCTTTGATGGTTTAACTGAGACTGCTTTTCCGTATGAACTCTTCGCCCGCCAGGGAATCCATGACATGCTGGACCGCGGAGGCCCCAAGATCCTGCCTGTCATCCCCCAGCTCATCATGCCCATCAGGAGTAAGTCTGGGAGGGTGCCCGCACTCACGGTTTACCAACCACACAAAACAGAGCTCCTCTCTCACGTGACCCAGTGTGTCATGTCATTTTACCTTCGTTTCGCTCTCACGTTTTTTTCAGGAAATGTATAGTCACCTGGAGACAAATCCATGTCATTTACAGTGTTAGTAGAAACAAGGAGCCGGATTTAACATGAAAATCAAATCTTTAAAGCTAATTAGAAGGAGAGAGAAACCAAAGATGAAATTTCAAATATGTGTAACTTGACAGTTTTAATGATTACTTTTCAGGGCTAAAGTCTGCTTTGCAATCACACAGGGTTATTATCATGGCAATTTTCTGTGATGAAAATATAGCAGTGTTTCAATTAGCTTTGGCAGCAAAATGTCCTCATCATCATTTACATTACTTTTCCAAACCTTTGTAtatgtaaatattattattattttatcactgATAGACAGCCGAGTAATCATCTCAGACTTAAACTGCAGccttaataaatatttttgcatgtcattatttcattattcaCTATTTGGTGGCATCCTCATTAGCTTATGATCTCTGACAGATCCCAAGACTAAAAGGCATTCCCAGCTGCTGATAGTGTGCCTTTCTGCTTCCTTGAGGCAAGATGGGCCTAGCCACTATGACGTCACTGTGATTGTCCTGCATGAGCACCTTTCTGACTTGAGTAATGACcctaatttacaaaatgaactacATGTTACTTTATTAGCGATTACTGAACCCATAAACTGGCCAGGAAAGTGTTCACTGACGTCACAGGAGGAGAGAGTCATCGTCCTGCAGGCTACTTCTATGTAAGCAGAGGTCTTTTTGCGACCAAAGgagttagaaaaaaaatgcacacttAAAGTACGCCGATGCTGGCTTCACTATACGGGCATGGAAGCTATATCTGTCATTACACTGTGGGAAGCAGGCaggaaaggacccaaaatgcaggactctcgGAGACAGAACTGGAACTCAAAACGCAACTTTATTACTGGAATTACAGGTTAAAACTGGGCATATACTAGAAAtccaaacaacaaaaagagGGAGATGCAGAcattatttacacacacaaggACAAACGAGGGAATGAACCACAGGTGGGAACAGAACTGAACATAATCTAACTGACGAGACAGGCAAAGCAAAACCGAACATGTTGCACACAGGACAAGTGActatcagaataaaacaggaagtgacaagAGCACTGAGACTTGGACAAGGACACATGAGCTTTATACTACAGGGGATAGAAGACATGGAAGCAAGCAGTAGCCAAACTAGAACCTAAGAATCACATACAGACATGACCAAaagacagagagtgagagagcaaGGGacaagaaagagagggagagagagagagagactacgCAGGGAGCTACAACAACACAGGAAACTAGACACAAGAGGACGGGGAACACAGAGAGGAATGATAACAGGAAACCTAAAGGCTAGATAACAAACTAAGACCTCAGGCTACAAACAGAGATCACAACTATAATAACGAAATACGAGGAACAGAATATTAAATAAACCAGAATCAAAAGTCAAAACACAAacgctgggtctgtgacccagaaCCTTGACAAATCTAACTTTCATGTatcaaaaacactaaaaatgaaAGGCCTGGTAAAGTTATAGTTAGCAGTAAGGGGCGAGGGGAAGAGGGGTAAGGAATCTGACCTTGATGAAAATGGATTTCTCACTTtagttttatatataatatatatttattatatttacatacatATCTTTCTTAGACTTTTCTCAGACTTTGCTTTGGAGATTCGATTCAACAAAAATAGAACAACATGCTTTACCAGGAAAAGAATCACCTGTCTTGCAGTCTACTGCTACAGCCACTTCTAACATTATACAACCAGTCCTGATGAGACGTCCTAATTTGGTTTTGCTGTCATACAGTTCCTATTATTACATTAACCCTAAGGGTGAAGcgtccttgttttgtttttttctgtttttctattttgcaTTTGCCGGAAGACGCTGGCTCTAAAAGTATGCCTGATAATCTGCCATGAATGTGGTGACATGCTACATTTAACTGTGTCATCATGCTGTGCCTCCTTACCTTTCCAGGCTGACACGTTTACACGCGTGCgcacagtctcacacacacacacacacacacacacacacacacacacacacacacacacacgtttaagGAGGGCGGAAAGGTCGTGCCTGAGGGCGAAGTGGTGTACGACTTCAAAAATAGACGTCGGAATTTATAGGGATGCGAACAGGAAAGGTTTCATGCACGGCAAGAACAAGGAAGACTAAGGAAAGAAGAAGTTGGAGGAATGCAAAGTGTGGCTTTGTTGAAAAAATTTCACCACATGCACAGGcacaaagtctcaaacacacacacacacacacacagaaactctTTTGTTTGGCGCCACTGCCAAGTGGAGTGTCAGTTTCAAAGTGGGAGCCTTTAAGTGGCGCCCAGTGAGCCTGCGGTAGTGTTCATGTCATGGGCAGTTGGCTGGgggtgtgtacgtgtgtgtgcagtgtgtgtgcttcTTGTTTATGTGTGGGTGTTGGATGTCTGTGGAGGCAGAGGGGCATGACGGCCAACACCAGGCAGGCCTGTTGGAGACACAGAGACACGGTGACAGACTGACCCTGGCAGAAAGTCGCACTGAGCACGAGCTGCTCGGTCTTAACTGTTTCACATCATACAGTGTAACTCCGAAGTGTGGTGTGCGCGTACGCTTTACTGCTTTATAACAACCCAGATCCCAAAAAGTTAGGATGCTCTGTGgaatttaaataaaagcagaatgcAGTGATTTGCAAATTTCATAAAACGATATTTTATCAAATGATTATGTGAAAATGtaccattttaagaaaaaagagACAGTCCCATGTTTATCGCTGTGTAGCGTCTCCTTCTCATTTAACAACAATAAATGAACTCAGGAGACCAGTTGGTGGACTTTTAGGAGAGCAGTGTTGTCCCAAATTTGTCTGATGTCTGATGTAGCATTCTAGATGGTCCACTGACCTTGATCTTTGTTGtcatagttttctttttataatgtGACAAACATTTCACTTGTGGGAAGGTCTGGACTATAGGCTGGCCAGTTCAGCAACTTGTACTCTTCTACTACAAAGCCATGCTGTTATAATTGGTGTggtttagcattgtcttgctgaaatatgcaagcTCTTTCCTGAGAAAGCCACCTGGATATGAGCATGTTGCTGCTTTAAAACCTGTATTTACAGCTCAGGATTGATGGTagctttccagatgtgcaagcttGTATTTCCATCTGAGATGCAGCTTTTGTGGCTTCTTTTTTGCTTGATAGAGCTTTAACCTACATTTTTGGGTGGCACAGAAAACTGTGATTTCAGGCAGTGATTTCCATGTTTCTAATGCAGTGCCACCTAAGGGCCTAACGATCACAGGCATCTGGTGTTGAATGTCAAGCTTGCCCTTTGTGCACAGAGTTTTCTCCACATTCTCGGaatcttttgattgattttttttctcttgttcaaATCCACCTTCTCGTGTTGAAGCTGGTGAAGATAGCCCTTCCTTTCCTATGCTGTGAGCTCGAGGGTTACTCCAACCAAAACCTGCAGCTGGTGGAGAATTGGTTCATGAGCTGCCACTACACTAAGCAGAGCAAGGACTACCAGCTGCAGTTCAACGTCGCTCAGCTGGAGTTTGTTGATAAATGAGATAACCAGTTCGTGCTTCAAAATTTTTCAGCAGTAAGTATtcatattaataattaattcaaGCATTGGTTTGCCTCCTTTTGCTTGCACACGTGTGTTTGCAACCTCCTCTACCACCACAGATAGATTGTAAGTCTCTATACAGGCACGTGAAAGCATAATGTCTATTTGGCCCTCTGTAATGAAGCACTCACTTTACACACAACTAAACATTATACACTGTGGTACTTGGCTACTCAGTAACCCAGACAGCATTTTATAAGTTCAAACCGCTCAGCAGTTTTGGCCATTTGCCTTCTGGAGGCCAGACCAAAGGTGATGGTTATGCTCctcatgaaaacacacacttcGCCCTGATAATGGAATTTTAAATGGCTTGCTCCTTATTAACTTTTTCGTTTATTAAAAATCAGTCCCGTTTTGCCATCCACAAGGCAAAGCCGCCAGTCCGTGTCTCTGTTGCAGATTAATTACTTTTCTATGGCGTTGGAAAGAAGGAGGGAtggcagaaagaggaagaaagtaAAAAGCCATCCACAGTTTAAAATGGcaagatatatatttttctccTCTGACGTTAATACATCTTCAGTGTGGCTGGCAGACTCTTATCTGCAGAGCGACGGAGCCACGTCAGGCCCTGGTGAATTTTGATGATGACTGCAGGTCACCCAATGAGAATACACAATGAGGAAGGCTCTGGCTGACATTATACTCTGAGGCCCTGTCCTCAGTGACTTAAAGACTGAACTCTTTCCTACTGTACACTATGCTCCCTTTTGCTTGCTTTAGAAAGAATACCTTACTGTGGGAAAAGAGGCGAGAGCAGATTTTCTagcatttaatatatttttgtgGCGTTGACGCATTTCAGAAGGCTTTTGTTTTCCCGGTGTGTGTTTGAAATGACAAATGGTTTGCTATGAAACATCAATTTGTGTAAGTAAAGTCATAAAAAATGGTTTTGTTCAGCCAAACAGATCCAAGGTGACTCAGGAGACAAGGCAGAATGTTTTTGAAACGCTGTTGTTTTGGGCTTTCTCTGGCGTCCTTAAATAAGGAGGAAGATTCTGAGCCATGCCTGCGTGCGGTTGATTGGCAGAGCATTTGTTCGGCTTTGAACTAAAATGAGACTTTCATTACAAGGAGATCCTCAGTTACGCCTCTGCACGAGAACATCTTCTTCTGATCTCAGAAGTGTATTTATACCCCGAGCGAGAACAATTCACTGCTAAACTCTCCGAGGTGTCGCCCCTGCCTCTGACATTTCACAGGAAGCGGAATACGGGGTCAGCGTTGTTTTATTTCCACGCTGAATACGAAACAGGCCTTAGCATGAATAGATGATTATTCAGATTTGTCCCAACACAGGTTTTAAACCAGCATTAATATATCAGGCCCTCGGCTGCCTTCCACTCTggctcttttaatttttttttcctttctctttttcttttttttttcttttttgcagtgAGGCAAGAGTGCTGATGAATAATTGAACAGTCCCGCGGTCCAAATGTCACAGCAGGGAAAATTGTTTGCGCTGGCTGGTAATTAGAATTTCATTGTTTGTTATGTAGGTTTGAAATTCCTGTCATTTCACATTCCACCTTATCTCGGTGATGGCAGATATCACGGCGCTTGTCTATCCGGGGGAGACACTAAGGCAACGATGGAGAGATGGCGTGAAGCACAATACATTTGCTCATTCAGCACACACTCATTCACTCACTCGCTCACTCACACACTCGCACATTGTCGCCGGCACAGACAGTCACGCTCCTTCTCATTCTCCTGCTTCAGATGGACACAAAGCAGGGGCCCTAGTTCACTTAGTCTTTTCTGAATGCAGTATGCAATATTCCTTGAACCTTTGAGCCTCATGTTGTTTATGTGACTCTTCTACCATTGCGTAACTTGGTTCGTGTTTTGTTACTGCTACATTCAGCACTGCCTGTGCTCATGACTGAGGCTGACATTTTTGTCCCATTGCTTGTAAAATGCTTGCACTGGAATGTGCACTCATGTACGTGCATGCGTACGGgtgcgcttgtgtgtgtgatgtgtgagtGGTGTATGAGAGTGTGGCTCCGTGTGCTCGGGACTGCTCCATGTTTGCATATTAGCTGTTTTAACACTTGCACTGGGTGATGCAGTACGCTGTTCTCTTTGCTGCTCACACACAATCTTTTAGGGCTGGtgctcttttcctctctctcggTTAGTCTTATGTGAGTTCGAATATGGTGCTGCAGATGGGTATGGGTAAATTACTACTTCTACTAATGACTTAAAATATGTATTGATTCTAATGTACAAAAGACTTAAGTAGCACTCAGAAAAACTGAGAtccatgaatgaatgaatagagATTCATGGGAGAATTCTGTCAAGGCAGAGATCGCAAATGTCCCTCCAATTCCTCTGAAAGACAAAGAGTTTAACTTagctgcacacaaacatgtaaTCCCACTGGTTGGGTTAGTTACTGTTACATGTTAGTTAGAGGCAGGTAGAACCACTTTCAGGCTACATTCATTTAGACAGGGGCTCACAGTAGCAGTTTATGGAAGTTAATTAGTCATTATTCTCGCTTCCGGAAGGCTTTGAGCTACATGCAGGGCTATTCATATAGTGTTGCTGACCCTTACAATCAATTTTGTACTCATCTTGaaacatacagtatatacacacatgCTGCCGGAAGAAATTGTGTTCATGAGTTTGtgctaaaaatacaaaactcaaAGCTGCTTATGTTTATGATAATCTGCAGACTTTATCACGAAGGACAGCCTAAATAACTCCTCCACAAATATGCAATGTTGTTTCAACACTGTCCAACCactgtgtgtatacatatatatatatatgtgtgtgtgtgtgtactaacCACTGATATGGGGGTAATAATCCAGAaaccttttttatttcattaggTTTTGTGACTTGAGGGCAGTGAAAAGAAATTtctcctttattttttatttaaaacttatTTTTAGCAAACTGTTTCTTTTGGTATGAAGCACTGTGCCACTCATTTTGTCATTTAGGCATGTTTCTGATGATCTTTATAAACAGTTTCAACATTTCAATGGAATTTTTGGACCCCCAGCTTTCATGTAGTCTAAGTGCTATGGACCATTCACATGGGGGTTTGTTGCATGCAGGTAAGAGGTCCATGTTGACAGGAACAGATGGATGCCATTTATTGCAATGATTCTATAAGGACTGTCTTgccttgtttttaaatgttttttaaatagcaTTTTTCACTAAAAATCAGCAGTTGATGGACTCCCAGAACGGCTTTCTGGCTTCTGGTGAATGTCAAGTATTTCCTGCCTTTTAGTTCTGTTTTTAGCCTCTACCACCCACGACAGGGAATGGTAGAGACCTGCTGTTAATAGAAAACTGCTACAAGCAGTCCATGCTGAACAGATAATCAAGCTGAAATTCTAAAAAGATCTCCAAAGCAAAGTAGATTCAGAGTCATTCATTAAGATGCGGCCTTTGTTCCctataacagaaacaaaaatctctTTAGTTGCAACATCAGCAGTTTATGAAGAGGAGGAACCGGATACCTCCAGGTGGCCAAGATGATGAAAGAGCTTTCCTGTGAATTTGTGTCACCTCACGTTAAACAAACAATTTACTGTGTTTGAATGTTGTCATCATCAACATGACTGAAAGGCAAACCTGTTTGTTTCCAATCTTGACTGACTTGCCTGTCGACTGACATTTGTTCTGTGGCATTTAATATTACAACAGCTTTACTAACCAAAGTCAGTAGCATAACCACGAAGCAAAACCTGTGGCTACAGTTTCTCTAAATTGGCGTGGAGACGTTGATATCCTCATTCATTGCATCTTTTAAGTCAAATGGCTGGCTTTAATACTTCTGCCGTGTCCTAGTATTTTCTACCAGATTGAAACTGTATAATAGCGGCATTTCTCTCCTATTCCTATTTTCCTCACCATCAACCACAGGCTCTGAGTGTTTTTGCACTCCGTAgctgatttctttgtttttgactatttcttttaaaaggtttttctttttttcatgtctttcatatttgtttttctaagtGCTTACTGGCAGAATAGTCAGTGTGATGGTATTGCAAACCCCTTTTTTGTGAAAGTAGGCGTCAAATGACAGTTTAAGGTTTCATAAAGAGACTTGACTTTTTTTGGTGGGGATATACTGTTTTAGACTGCACAAAGGGAATTACCAGTGCTCATTCAAAGGGCCACATAAAATCCAAAGCAGccgaaataaaacaacaagtaTGAATATGCCAGTTTTAAAGGCTAATAACAAGTTATTTTCTAACCCTTTGCTTTCTGTCTTTCATCTATCTTAATCTCTGATTTGACATTTGTCTTATGTTGttttctccccctttttttcctctccataTTTGTCTCTCTGGATCACGAGCTCTCCATTTCTCCCACCATCATTCTCTTTTGTTCTCTCTATCGGTGGGAGATGGAGTTAAGTGCAGCTGTAGGCCAAATAGCCCAGTGATTGGCTCTCACTTACTCCTGCCTCCCCAGTGCATTTGAAATCACTGATTGCAGACAAGCTAGTCTAAATCAAAGCTCTGCTTTAAGGAAAATTCTTTCAAGGAAAAGGGAGTCTGCTAAACCCATTCCCAAGGTTCTGTTTGATTGTGCAGATCATCGCCTTCACTTACATGAAGAAACAATGTGTAAATTTACTGTATTTAACTGATGTTGTTAACTGATATCAAATTATGTTGCTGCCCTCCAGATGCCCTGAACACAAGGAACCATCAGGTGATGTGCACCACCATGAAAGTCCTGCAGCACCTGGTGATGTCTGCAGACAAGGTGGGAGAAGCTCTGGTGCCCTACTTCAGGCAGATCCTCACCGTTTTTAACCTCTTCAAGAACAACAGAAGTGAGTTTCAGGCACCAAGCTCTGGAGTGTTCGATTCAAGGACAGATGATGTGGAAGGTGTTTGTCTTTTGGAGCAGATATTGTGTAAGCTTGTTCTAATATTGGCATGACTGCAGAGCAGCAGTCATGGGGGGAGGGGCGTGAACCAGGTGATTCGACAGCCCTGAGAAGTGCCACGTAGAGGTTAAGTGTCTCTTTTTATTTGAGTCCAACTAAAAAAGgattctgttttctgcattttctttgCTGTAGACTCAAAGCTTCTGCCCTCGAGTCCTTTTTACTTTTCCTCCTTCCACTTAAGCATCCACTTGACAGAGAAGCTCAATTTTGTCTTTTCTGCTGTCAGTCAGGCGGCATTGTGCAGTGCTGTTGAGGAGGAGACTTTGTCCTTGCTCTCTCTGAAAGGCTCCACCTGGGTGACACCAGGACCTGGGGAGATTGGCATCAGATAGGCAGGGCTCTTTGTGTGGCTGTGTCAAAGCACTTAGCATGGTGTGACATGATGTGGCCCCATTGAAGGCTTAAAGGCACAACCAGCCCCAAACACCACAGCAGGGTGTGGAGACTGACATTGTGAATCAATCATCTAAACACAAGCTTTAACGGGAGAAAACACAAGGCTTTAGTCTCTTAATCAATATCCAATTTGAATCTGTTGTCTCTTTAATTCGCTTACATTTATCTGTTTGTTGAGATAGTGAGAAAAGACAAAGGACGGAACAGGAAAGCCCGCCTTATTAGCGCACGGCCTTATGCAAATCTCCTCCGTAAATTAGCTGTCAAATCAATCCCCTAAACCGTTTTGAAGCGTGAGTTTCCCCGCCACACCAAAAGCTCCGGAGTCAGCCGGTGAACCTCACCATGAATATATCTGCCTGGTAGTTACCGTGGCGTCCTGTCCACCTGCCTCGACTgctcctctgtcctcctctggCAGGCATCGATTAAATCCGAGCCAACCTCTCACCTGGCAGGCGTCTCTGCTATCCACCTCTTGAGACCAGCCTCTGCCAGAGAGAGGTCCATACAGGTCCAAAGCACAGGGCCCAATCTGCTAAACAAGGACAGAGCTTCCTCTTCAGTAATTTTTCGACATCCGGCAGAGTTTCTCTCCTGTAAAGTTTGACGAGAGTTTAGGCTGAAAATGTTACCAAAGTAAAGTATGTCGGTGCAGGCGAGCGTCTATATACTGTAAGTTCATAGATAGCTGGATAATTTCCGTGTTTTTCCCCCCCGATCACCGTCTGAGGCTTCAGCCTTAGATGAGCTGTCACAACTCATGTTCTGTTCTACCCACTCCCCTCTAACAGAGAAAGATATAACTTCAAATACAGAGAATAGATGCTTCCCTTTTGGGGAGGGGTGAACAAACACTGTGTGAACTAGaactctgtgttctttctgccTAATCCACAAATATTTCAGGGTTGTTGTTCTCttacagtctttctctgtgtgcctttgtctttgtttctctcttcTGTTTTATGGCTTGTTTATATCAATATCAAAGCTTTCATTGAAGTCCATCTATTATCTAATATTACT encodes:
- the pacrg gene encoding parkin coregulated gene protein isoform X3; its protein translation is MSMRRKTELNAEGFTVKATLKNAVVVGPRASRVFHECPAKPSTFRKYYEREELPIAVKHENRGNSIAWKVDVETLDYHHYLPLFFDGLTETAFPYELFARQGIHDMLDRGGPKILPVIPQLIMPIRNALNTRNHQVMCTTMKVLQHLVMSADKVGEALVPYFRQILTVFNLFKNNRNATGLPTAHRARCVWMG